One window from the genome of Haloprofundus halobius encodes:
- a CDS encoding DUF4350 domain-containing protein gives MHRRAFIGTLAAATTVSLGDGVVETAAAAETIEPLVFDSTASLLDSNDDELADESVVAVWAEDTATNSDSDGDGDGVIYGDESSIPLVAVDAGVVGFGSMLVEDETNWQAGNEEFLLNVFDAEVGTGTVLWDEGHGQYYTLSKFSQFHAYAEENGYDVAATTSLTDDLSDADAAVVTSPGTAFTDEELDALSTFVDDGGTLLLFDQSDYGNYDETANLNDVVGSLGRGFRFNDDEVVDDIENGGQPYQPRTDEFGTEFDYFAAREGLGLDPEETYTVPVTDVIDGDTVKVDLDGTVENIRVLGLDTPETSGNSQYEQIREWEGIEDTAYLEAWADEATNFGVDELADETVDLTFDTEEPTRDAFGRILGYIYYDAGSGARDTLYNRRCVEEGLARVYDSGFSKHTAFRAAEEAARSDGTGLWAESDPEDTSEIRNRAVDDLFFPKAASVRTTTGAVDDARVPVVAESTATQEGGDVAYDRIPLVGVDDDARVALVGGELVDESYESEEGFAVDTSTYENFVFVTNLLDSLSATTGDVLVDGGRGQFGASYGLSAEDAAYYLRFLEGVGIGFEGVNEFTAETLSSARALLLSTPADALSDEELDALSSFRDDGGSVVLVGTGWTGSEGRDNLNAVADALGTDLRLSADRVTDESNNLDGDAELPTTTAFDTSFDLFSAYDGSSSGDDDENGELVVAEIHEDAEGNDYDNLNDEYVVFENVGESPLDLTDWQVKDEVDKTYTFPTFTLDAGAQVTLYTGSGTDTDTELYWGQSAPVWNNSGDTVYVYDDTGVLMIAESY, from the coding sequence ATGCACCGAAGAGCATTCATCGGAACGCTGGCCGCGGCGACGACGGTGTCGCTCGGTGACGGTGTAGTCGAGACGGCCGCGGCGGCCGAAACTATCGAACCGCTCGTCTTCGATTCGACGGCGAGCCTTCTCGATTCGAACGACGACGAACTGGCCGACGAGTCGGTCGTCGCCGTCTGGGCCGAAGACACCGCGACGAACAGCGACAGCGACGGCGACGGTGACGGAGTCATCTACGGCGACGAGTCGTCGATTCCGCTCGTCGCCGTCGACGCTGGCGTCGTCGGGTTCGGGTCGATGCTCGTCGAAGACGAGACGAACTGGCAGGCGGGCAACGAGGAGTTCCTCCTCAACGTCTTCGACGCGGAAGTCGGCACGGGGACGGTGCTCTGGGACGAGGGACACGGGCAGTACTACACGCTCTCGAAGTTCTCGCAGTTTCACGCCTACGCCGAGGAGAACGGTTACGACGTGGCGGCGACGACGTCGCTGACCGACGACCTTTCCGACGCCGATGCGGCCGTGGTCACCTCGCCCGGGACCGCGTTCACCGACGAGGAACTCGACGCGCTCTCGACGTTCGTCGACGACGGCGGCACGCTTTTGCTGTTCGACCAGTCCGACTACGGAAACTACGACGAGACGGCGAACCTCAACGACGTCGTCGGCTCCCTCGGTCGCGGGTTCCGCTTCAACGACGACGAAGTCGTCGACGACATCGAAAACGGCGGTCAGCCGTACCAACCGCGAACCGACGAGTTCGGCACCGAGTTCGACTACTTCGCCGCGCGGGAGGGCCTCGGCCTCGACCCCGAGGAGACGTACACCGTCCCCGTCACCGACGTCATCGACGGCGACACGGTGAAAGTCGACCTCGACGGCACCGTCGAGAACATCCGCGTCCTCGGCCTCGACACGCCGGAGACGTCGGGTAACAGCCAGTACGAACAGATCCGCGAGTGGGAGGGTATCGAGGACACGGCGTACCTCGAAGCGTGGGCCGACGAGGCGACGAACTTCGGCGTCGACGAACTCGCAGACGAGACCGTCGACCTCACGTTCGACACCGAGGAACCCACCCGCGACGCGTTCGGTCGCATCCTCGGTTACATCTACTACGACGCCGGCAGCGGCGCGCGCGACACGCTGTACAACCGACGCTGCGTCGAGGAGGGGCTCGCCCGCGTCTACGACTCCGGGTTCTCGAAACACACCGCGTTCAGAGCCGCCGAGGAGGCGGCCCGCAGCGACGGAACCGGTCTCTGGGCGGAGAGCGACCCCGAGGACACCAGCGAAATCCGCAACCGCGCCGTCGACGACCTGTTCTTCCCGAAGGCCGCGAGCGTCCGGACGACGACGGGCGCTGTCGACGACGCCCGTGTCCCGGTGGTCGCCGAGTCGACGGCGACGCAGGAGGGCGGCGACGTCGCCTACGACCGAATCCCGCTCGTCGGCGTCGACGACGACGCCCGCGTCGCCCTCGTCGGCGGCGAACTCGTCGACGAGTCGTACGAGTCCGAGGAGGGGTTCGCCGTCGACACCTCGACGTACGAGAACTTCGTCTTCGTGACCAACCTGCTGGACTCGCTGTCGGCGACTACCGGCGACGTGCTCGTCGACGGGGGCCGCGGCCAGTTCGGCGCGTCGTACGGTCTCTCGGCCGAGGACGCCGCCTACTACCTCCGCTTCCTCGAAGGCGTCGGCATCGGCTTCGAGGGCGTCAACGAGTTCACGGCGGAGACGCTCTCGTCGGCCCGCGCGCTCCTCCTGTCGACGCCCGCCGACGCGCTCTCCGACGAGGAACTCGACGCGCTCTCGTCGTTCCGCGACGACGGTGGGTCGGTCGTCCTCGTCGGCACCGGGTGGACCGGCAGCGAGGGTCGCGACAACCTCAACGCCGTCGCCGACGCCCTCGGCACCGACCTACGGTTGAGCGCCGACCGCGTCACCGACGAGTCGAACAACCTCGACGGCGACGCCGAACTGCCGACGACGACCGCGTTCGACACCTCCTTCGACCTGTTCTCGGCGTACGACGGCTCTTCGTCCGGCGACGACGACGAGAACGGCGAACTCGTCGTCGCCGAGATTCACGAGGACGCCGAGGGCAACGACTACGACAACCTCAACGACGAGTACGTCGTCTTCGAGAACGTCGGCGAGAGCCCGCTCGACCTGACCGACTGGCAGGTCAAAGACGAGGTCGACAAGACGTACACGTTCCCGACGTTCACGCTCGACGCGGGCGCGCAGGTGACGCTGTACACCGGTAGCGGCACCGACACCGACACCGAACTCTACTGGGGCCAGAGCGCCCCGGTGTGGAACAACAGCGGCGACACCGTCTACGTTTACGACGACACCGGCGTGCTGATGATAGCGGAGTCGTACTGA
- the tbsP gene encoding transcriptional regulator TbsP: protein MASNLLEEQIEDILRAALEDADDELFIVDPSTEAVEELITVATTVDTDLPSIRMVADESILKDVMGDFIVASNAADLIDADALSMRTTDQEVDNALLVTRDAVMALVTADDRVAALTTEDSEFVDAAFETYKTLWEESPDFKLRTPPISRVRDTLGTEIGDQAESDFDAVLASLETARGDGDGLDEVTISLLVAAKNDVLLYDISKWGEDVGIASKATFSRTKTKLEDMGLIDTEKVPIDVGRPRLRLKLGDDRLRGANGDELASVAMSMLN, encoded by the coding sequence ATGGCCTCGAATTTACTCGAAGAGCAGATAGAGGATATTCTCCGAGCCGCCCTCGAAGACGCAGACGACGAACTGTTCATCGTCGATCCGTCGACGGAAGCGGTCGAGGAACTCATCACCGTTGCGACCACCGTCGACACCGACCTGCCGAGCATCCGGATGGTCGCCGACGAGAGCATCCTCAAGGACGTGATGGGCGACTTCATCGTCGCCAGTAACGCCGCCGACCTCATCGACGCGGACGCGTTGTCGATGCGCACCACCGACCAGGAGGTCGACAACGCGCTGCTCGTCACCCGCGACGCGGTGATGGCGCTCGTCACCGCCGACGACCGCGTCGCCGCGCTCACGACCGAGGACAGCGAGTTCGTCGACGCCGCCTTCGAGACGTACAAGACGCTCTGGGAGGAGTCGCCCGATTTCAAACTCCGCACGCCCCCGATTTCGCGCGTCCGCGACACGCTCGGAACCGAAATCGGCGACCAGGCCGAGTCGGACTTCGACGCCGTCCTCGCCTCGTTGGAGACCGCTCGCGGCGACGGCGACGGCCTCGACGAAGTCACCATCAGCCTGCTCGTCGCCGCGAAGAACGACGTGCTGCTGTACGACATCTCGAAGTGGGGCGAAGACGTCGGTATCGCCTCGAAGGCGACGTTCTCGCGCACGAAGACGAAACTCGAAGACATGGGCCTCATCGACACCGAGAAGGTCCCCATCGACGTGGGCCGCCCGCGTCTGCGTCTGAAACTCGGCGACGACCGACTCCGCGGCGCTAACGGCGACGAACTCGCCAGCGTCGCGATGAGCATGCTCAACTAA
- the glyA gene encoding serine hydroxymethyltransferase, with the protein MEYTHVREVDPAVADALSGEVTRQQETLAMIASENHVSRAVLEAQGSALTNKYAEGYPGSRYYAGCEYADEVERLAIDRAKELWGAEHVNVQPHSGTQANMGVYLAVLDPGDKILSLELNHGGHLSHGHPANFTGKLYDVEQYHVDAETGYVDYDALEAQAREFEPDIIVSGYSAYPRAVEWERIQDIADDVGAYHLADIAHITGLVAAGVHPSPVGVADFVTGSTHKTIRAGRGGIIMTSEEHAKAVDSAVFPGAQGGPLMHNIAGKAVGFHEAMQPEFEAYAERVVANAKTLAETFEENGLGVVSGGTDTHLVLVDLRESHPDLTGGEAEEALESVGVVLNANTVPGETRSAFNPSGIRAGTPALTSRGFDEEATAEVADLIYRVVDNHDDEAVLEDASASVQDLCETYPLYD; encoded by the coding sequence ATGGAGTACACCCACGTGCGCGAGGTCGACCCGGCGGTCGCAGACGCGCTCTCCGGGGAAGTGACCCGTCAGCAGGAGACGCTGGCGATGATCGCGAGCGAGAACCACGTCAGTCGAGCCGTCCTCGAAGCGCAGGGGAGTGCGCTGACCAACAAGTACGCCGAAGGCTATCCCGGCTCTCGCTACTACGCCGGCTGTGAGTACGCCGACGAAGTCGAACGTCTCGCCATCGACCGCGCGAAAGAGCTGTGGGGCGCAGAGCACGTCAACGTCCAGCCCCACTCGGGGACGCAGGCGAACATGGGCGTTTACCTCGCGGTGCTCGACCCCGGCGACAAGATTCTCTCTCTGGAACTCAACCACGGCGGCCACCTGAGTCACGGTCACCCCGCGAACTTCACGGGCAAACTCTACGACGTCGAGCAGTACCACGTCGACGCCGAGACCGGGTACGTCGACTACGACGCCCTCGAAGCGCAGGCCCGCGAGTTCGAACCGGACATCATCGTCTCGGGGTACTCCGCGTACCCGCGCGCGGTGGAGTGGGAGCGCATCCAGGATATCGCCGACGACGTGGGCGCGTACCACCTCGCAGACATCGCCCACATCACAGGACTGGTCGCGGCGGGCGTCCACCCCTCGCCGGTCGGCGTCGCCGACTTCGTCACCGGGTCGACGCACAAGACCATCCGCGCCGGTCGCGGCGGCATCATCATGACGAGCGAGGAGCACGCGAAAGCCGTCGACTCGGCCGTCTTCCCCGGCGCGCAGGGCGGCCCGCTCATGCACAACATCGCAGGCAAGGCCGTCGGCTTCCACGAGGCGATGCAACCCGAGTTCGAAGCGTACGCCGAACGCGTCGTCGCCAACGCGAAAACGCTGGCTGAGACGTTCGAGGAGAACGGTCTCGGCGTCGTCTCCGGCGGCACCGACACCCACCTCGTGCTCGTCGACCTCCGCGAGTCGCACCCGGACCTCACCGGCGGCGAGGCCGAGGAGGCGCTCGAATCGGTCGGCGTCGTCCTCAACGCCAACACGGTCCCCGGCGAGACGCGGTCGGCGTTCAACCCGAGCGGCATCCGCGCGGGGACGCCCGCGCTCACGTCCCGCGGGTTCGACGAGGAGGCGACTGCTGAGGTCGCCGACCTCATCTACCGCGTCGTCGACAACCACGACGACGAGGCGGTACTCGAAGACGCGAGCGCGAGCGTGCAGGACCTCTGCGAGACGTACCCGCTGTACGACTGA
- a CDS encoding universal stress protein, whose amino-acid sequence MYDTILLPTDGSEGSRQAAEHAFDLARQYDATVHVLYVADTQRDSLTTVGTEVVDALEDEGEDAVAAIVDSDVARGVDVEEAVVQGHPDEKILAYVEDNAVDLVVMATHGRSGLGRYLLGSTTEKVVRSSPVPVFTVRADE is encoded by the coding sequence ATGTACGACACGATACTGCTTCCGACCGACGGAAGTGAGGGGTCCCGACAGGCCGCAGAACACGCGTTCGACCTCGCGCGACAGTACGACGCGACGGTCCACGTCCTCTACGTCGCCGACACGCAGCGAGACAGTCTCACTACCGTGGGAACCGAGGTGGTCGACGCGCTCGAAGACGAGGGAGAGGACGCGGTGGCGGCCATCGTCGACAGCGACGTCGCCCGCGGCGTCGACGTCGAAGAAGCCGTCGTCCAGGGCCACCCCGACGAGAAGATTCTCGCGTACGTCGAGGACAACGCCGTCGACCTCGTCGTGATGGCGACGCACGGGCGCAGCGGTCTCGGTCGCTACCTCCTCGGCAGCACGACCGAAAAAGTCGTCCGCAGTTCGCCGGTGCCGGTGTTCACCGTCCGCGCCGACGAGTAG
- a CDS encoding dihydrofolate reductase family protein, with the protein MKTQYYTATSIDGYLADDDNSLDWLFQFGELEEIEGVNDEYPQFIDQVGAAAMGSTTYEWLLEHENLLEHPEKWPYEIPTWVFSTRELPAVEDSDVRFVQGAVAPVHADMVEAADGKNVWLVGGGDLVGQFHDHGLLDELILSVAPVTLASGAPLLPRRITTPPLKLTNVAKHGEVFVALTYEVQRFGEE; encoded by the coding sequence ATGAAGACCCAGTACTACACGGCAACGAGCATCGATGGATATCTCGCCGATGACGACAACTCCCTCGATTGGCTCTTCCAGTTCGGAGAGCTCGAGGAGATCGAGGGCGTGAACGACGAGTACCCGCAGTTCATCGATCAGGTCGGTGCCGCGGCGATGGGCTCGACGACGTACGAGTGGCTCCTCGAGCACGAAAATCTACTGGAGCATCCGGAAAAGTGGCCGTACGAGATTCCGACGTGGGTGTTCAGTACTCGCGAACTACCGGCGGTCGAAGATTCGGACGTTCGCTTCGTGCAGGGGGCTGTTGCGCCCGTCCACGCGGATATGGTGGAGGCCGCAGACGGCAAGAACGTCTGGCTCGTCGGTGGTGGCGATCTCGTCGGACAGTTCCACGATCACGGGCTGCTTGACGAGCTTATTCTCAGCGTTGCTCCCGTCACACTCGCTTCAGGTGCGCCGCTCCTGCCGCGCAGGATCACCACTCCTCCGCTGAAACTCACTAACGTGGCAAAACATGGCGAGGTCTTTGTGGCTCTCACCTATGAGGTGCAACGGTTCGGTGAAGAGTAA
- the folD gene encoding bifunctional methylenetetrahydrofolate dehydrogenase/methenyltetrahydrofolate cyclohydrolase FolD, with translation MAEIIDGNAVAAEIRADLQDSISTLTDAGVTPGLATVLMSDDPASETYVSMKQRDCEEVGINGIHVELDPEAPADELYDTIDDLNADPEVHGILVQMPVPDHVDTRRVLRSIAPEKDADGFHPENVGRLVAGDARFKPCTPHGVQKLLEATGVDTEGKDVVVVGRSDIVGKPLANLLIQKAEGGNATVTVCHSRTKDLAAKTKQADVVVAAVGVPELVTGEMLSEGVTVIDVGVNRVEADTEKGYELVGDVKFESAKEKASAITPVPGGVGPMTRAMLLYNTVKAASEQSGVDVDLP, from the coding sequence ATGGCCGAGATAATCGACGGCAACGCCGTCGCCGCGGAGATTCGCGCCGACCTCCAAGACTCCATTTCCACGCTGACGGACGCGGGCGTGACGCCCGGCCTCGCCACCGTGCTGATGAGCGACGACCCAGCGAGCGAGACGTACGTCTCGATGAAACAACGCGACTGCGAGGAAGTCGGGATAAACGGCATCCACGTCGAACTCGACCCTGAGGCCCCCGCCGACGAACTGTACGACACCATCGACGACCTCAACGCCGACCCCGAGGTCCACGGCATCCTCGTCCAGATGCCCGTCCCCGACCACGTCGACACCCGTCGCGTCCTCCGCTCCATCGCGCCCGAGAAGGACGCCGACGGCTTCCACCCCGAGAACGTCGGTCGCCTCGTCGCCGGCGACGCGCGCTTCAAACCCTGTACCCCCCACGGCGTCCAGAAACTGCTCGAAGCGACTGGGGTCGACACCGAGGGTAAGGACGTCGTCGTCGTCGGCCGCTCCGACATCGTCGGTAAACCGCTGGCGAACCTCCTCATCCAGAAAGCCGAGGGCGGCAACGCGACGGTCACCGTCTGCCACTCCCGCACGAAGGACCTCGCAGCGAAGACGAAGCAGGCCGACGTTGTCGTCGCCGCCGTCGGCGTCCCCGAACTCGTCACCGGCGAGATGCTCTCGGAGGGCGTCACCGTCATCGACGTAGGCGTCAACCGCGTGGAAGCCGATACGGAGAAGGGCTACGAACTCGTCGGCGACGTGAAGTTCGAGAGCGCGAAGGAGAAAGCCAGCGCCATCACGCCCGTCCCCGGCGGCGTCGGGCCGATGACCCGTGCGATGCTGCTGTACAACACCGTCAAGGCCGCGAGCGAGCAGTCCGGCGTCGACGTCGACCTCCCCTGA
- a CDS encoding DUF7117 family protein, whose protein sequence is MEIRGRRECAECGTEWSYYETGSVSCPDCGSIRSVGVDERKRHTDSAEPLDLTDLKGPLADGDVADVVDDLKPRLREYIRKRGFVHEGDLRPLDDGILVAAELLHAIDVYDRSRETSEAEFLYVLTLFNGTEVGDRPAPEDVPASMAAARGLAYATVVSKYRREAVTWLEGRPDAEAQTTLGTIRDHEKRVHALEGDVPVTESEALVRATQELAEYIAEDDLDALATARDRLSRLE, encoded by the coding sequence ATGGAGATTCGGGGTCGACGCGAGTGTGCGGAGTGCGGAACCGAGTGGTCGTACTACGAGACGGGTAGCGTCAGTTGTCCCGACTGTGGGAGCATCAGAAGCGTCGGGGTCGACGAGCGAAAACGACACACCGACTCGGCCGAACCCCTCGATTTGACCGATCTGAAGGGACCCCTCGCCGACGGCGACGTGGCCGATGTCGTCGACGACCTGAAACCGCGACTCCGAGAGTACATCAGAAAGCGCGGCTTCGTCCACGAGGGTGACCTCCGACCGCTGGACGACGGAATTCTCGTCGCGGCGGAGTTGCTGCACGCCATCGACGTGTACGACCGCTCGCGGGAGACGTCGGAAGCGGAGTTCCTCTACGTGCTGACGCTGTTCAACGGCACGGAGGTCGGAGACCGTCCCGCTCCCGAAGACGTTCCCGCGTCGATGGCGGCCGCCCGCGGCCTCGCGTACGCGACGGTCGTCTCGAAGTACCGCCGCGAGGCGGTGACGTGGCTGGAAGGCCGACCCGACGCGGAGGCGCAGACGACGCTGGGGACGATTCGAGACCACGAGAAGCGCGTCCACGCGCTCGAAGGCGACGTTCCGGTGACGGAGTCGGAGGCGCTGGTTCGGGCGACGCAGGAACTCGCCGAGTACATCGCCGAGGACGATCTCGACGCGCTGGCGACGGCGCGGGACCGCCTCTCGCGGCTGGAGTAG
- a CDS encoding PadR family transcriptional regulator — protein MNDLSGFQRDLLYVMAGLDRPSGQEIKSELESYLDSEVNHGRLYPNLDVLVEKEYVEKGAIDRRTNYYDITESGEDLLRQRREWEDQYFTANA, from the coding sequence ATGAATGACCTCAGTGGCTTCCAACGAGACCTGCTGTACGTGATGGCTGGATTGGACAGACCGTCCGGACAAGAGATAAAGAGCGAACTGGAGTCGTACCTCGACTCGGAGGTCAACCACGGCCGCCTCTATCCGAACCTGGACGTGCTCGTCGAGAAGGAGTACGTGGAGAAGGGTGCCATCGACCGCCGGACGAACTACTACGACATCACGGAGTCGGGAGAGGATCTCCTCCGGCAGCGCCGCGAGTGGGAAGACCAGTACTTCACCGCTAACGCGTAG
- a CDS encoding amphi-Trp domain-containing protein — protein sequence MPEEVLFKAEQRRNRAEIADYLRTVAEKLDEGESLTLSAGDQSVTLDVPSQPTFEVKAERETPSSGGSGELSVEFELEWDENGDGDGDTGGELSIE from the coding sequence ATGCCAGAAGAAGTGCTCTTCAAGGCCGAACAGCGTCGTAACCGCGCGGAGATCGCCGACTATCTGCGGACGGTCGCCGAGAAACTCGACGAAGGCGAGTCGCTCACGCTCTCGGCCGGAGACCAGTCGGTGACGCTCGACGTCCCGTCACAGCCGACGTTCGAGGTGAAAGCCGAACGCGAGACCCCGTCGTCGGGCGGGTCGGGCGAACTCAGCGTGGAGTTCGAGTTGGAGTGGGACGAGAACGGAGACGGCGACGGCGATACGGGCGGCGAACTCAGTATCGAGTGA
- a CDS encoding PadR family transcriptional regulator has product MHDLTGFQRDLLYVIAGLEEPHGLAIKEELEDYYEKEIHHGRLYPNLDTLVEKGLVDKGQRDRRTNYYTLTRRGRREISARSNWESRYIETEAEAEN; this is encoded by the coding sequence ATGCACGACTTGACAGGATTCCAGCGAGATCTGCTGTACGTGATTGCCGGGTTGGAGGAACCACACGGTCTCGCCATCAAAGAGGAACTGGAGGATTACTACGAGAAAGAGATTCACCACGGTCGGCTCTACCCCAACCTCGACACGCTCGTCGAGAAGGGACTCGTGGACAAAGGGCAGCGCGACCGACGGACCAACTACTACACGCTCACCCGTCGCGGACGACGCGAGATCAGCGCCCGCTCGAACTGGGAGTCCCGATACATCGAGACAGAGGCCGAAGCCGAGAACTAG
- a CDS encoding AI-2E family transporter, with protein sequence MSTEKEVEPGRSLLGIDRSRLGWWFLALLLALALCYVVYSFVGTVVFGLFIYYATRPIFRRLDRRIHPTSLAAAVAMFALVLPALALVGYALLIVLRQLGSVTGNGINPERLGLDATVVEQLTELTDVRALLSGDLFQYLTASNLQSVLDSLGSAAGTLAFLGIGLIHLFVMVALAFYLLRDDRKLAEWFQWRIADENSVSVAYLRAVDNDLNSIFFGNILNAAVTGTIGVIAYSALNAFAPPGVAIPAAALIGLLAGVASLIPVVGMKLVYFPVAIYMAVAAFVPPSNPGGLWFVAAFAIVSFVVVDTIPDLVLRPYVSGRSLHVGAVMLAYTLGPLLFGWYGIFLMPVLLVLVVHFARIILPELVSGEPIRPHAVDPGWLPGDPFEAATAQTTNGGERPGERTETVGTPEATNERTTGGDASEASDSSVSDDASEANDVSESPENGTDDGVDTDSDAERDAATDAANDGKQS encoded by the coding sequence ATGTCGACTGAGAAAGAGGTCGAACCCGGGAGGTCGCTTCTCGGCATCGATCGTTCGCGGCTCGGCTGGTGGTTCCTCGCACTCCTCCTAGCGCTCGCGCTCTGTTACGTGGTCTACTCGTTCGTCGGAACCGTCGTGTTCGGGCTGTTTATCTACTACGCGACGCGCCCGATATTCCGCCGGCTCGACCGTCGCATCCACCCGACGAGTCTCGCCGCGGCGGTCGCGATGTTCGCGCTGGTGCTTCCGGCGCTGGCGCTCGTCGGCTACGCGCTGCTCATCGTGCTCCGCCAACTGGGGTCGGTGACGGGTAACGGAATCAACCCCGAACGACTCGGTCTCGACGCCACGGTCGTCGAACAGCTCACGGAGTTGACAGACGTTCGAGCGCTGCTGTCCGGCGATCTCTTCCAGTATCTCACGGCCTCGAACCTCCAGTCGGTGCTCGACTCGCTGGGTTCGGCGGCGGGCACGCTCGCGTTCCTCGGCATCGGGCTCATCCACCTGTTCGTGATGGTCGCGCTCGCGTTCTATCTGCTCCGCGACGACCGGAAGCTCGCCGAGTGGTTTCAGTGGCGCATCGCCGACGAGAACAGCGTGTCCGTCGCCTACCTGCGAGCGGTCGACAACGACCTCAACAGCATCTTCTTCGGCAACATCCTCAACGCGGCCGTCACCGGCACCATCGGCGTCATCGCGTACTCGGCGCTGAACGCGTTCGCACCGCCGGGCGTCGCCATCCCCGCGGCGGCGCTCATCGGGTTGCTCGCGGGCGTCGCGAGCCTCATCCCGGTCGTCGGGATGAAACTCGTCTACTTCCCCGTCGCCATCTACATGGCCGTCGCCGCGTTCGTGCCGCCGTCGAATCCCGGCGGACTCTGGTTCGTCGCCGCCTTCGCCATCGTCTCGTTCGTCGTCGTCGACACCATCCCGGACCTCGTGCTCCGGCCGTACGTCTCCGGGCGCTCGTTGCACGTCGGCGCGGTGATGCTCGCGTACACGCTCGGACCGCTTCTGTTCGGGTGGTACGGCATCTTCCTCATGCCGGTGCTGCTCGTGCTCGTCGTCCACTTCGCGCGCATCATCCTCCCCGAACTCGTCTCCGGCGAACCGATTCGACCGCACGCGGTCGACCCGGGCTGGCTGCCCGGCGACCCCTTCGAGGCTGCGACTGCCCAGACGACCAACGGCGGCGAACGACCCGGTGAGCGAACTGAGACGGTGGGGACGCCCGAAGCGACGAACGAACGGACCACCGGAGGCGACGCCTCGGAGGCGAGTGACTCCTCGGTGTCTGACGACGCCTCGGAGGCGAACGACGTGTCAGAGTCCCCCGAGAACGGGACGGACGACGGCGTCGACACCGACTCCGACGCGGAGAGAGACGCCGCTACCGATGCGGCGAACGACGGGAAACAGTCGTAA